One Solanum pennellii chromosome 9, SPENNV200 DNA segment encodes these proteins:
- the LOC107030597 gene encoding NAC domain-containing protein 21/22-like isoform X1 produces MGLRDIGATLPPGFRFYPSDEELVCHYLFKKIANEDVLKGTLIEIDLHTCEPWQLPEVAKLNSSEWYFFSFRDRKYATGFRTNRATISGYWKATGKDRTVVDPKTRSIVGMRKTLVFYMNRAPNGIKTGWIMHEFRLENPHIPPKEDWVLCRVFYKAKVENNNNNNNNNTFSNTQNMYEVGVNTSPNIDQSHIALPYAAISQSQKLFDLLEPNNNQSSYLQLMSQEMKEPQSNDEMVENDEYGFLLDMNFEDPNIQDGSRSAFEHWGHVI; encoded by the exons ATGGGTTTAAGAGATATTGGTGCAACACTTCCTCCTGGATTTAGATTCTATCCAAGTGATGAAGAATTAGTTTGCCATTATCTCTTCAAGAAAATTGCTAATGAAGATGTTCTTAAAGGTACTTTAATCGAAAtcgatcttcatacatgtgaaCCATGGCAACTTCCTG AGGTGGCAAAGCTGAACTCAAGCGAATGGTACTTCTTCAGTTTTCGAGATCGAAAATACGCTACTGGTTTTCGTACAAATCGGGCCACAATTTCGGGTTATTGGAAAGCGACAGGCAAAGATCGGACGGTTGTAGATCCGAAAACTCGTTCGATCGTAGGGATGAGAAAAACTCTAGTTTTCTACATGAATAGAGCTCCTAATGGAATTAAAACTGGTTGGATCATGCATGAATTTCGCCTCGAAAATCCACATATACCCCCTAAG GAAGATTGGGTGTTATGTCGAGTATTTTACAAAGCTAAAGTCgagaataataacaataacaacaacaataacacatTCAGTAACACGCAAAATATGTATGAGGTTGGTGTCAACACTTCTCCTAATATAGATCAATCTCATATTGCTTTGCCTTACGCCGCGATATCCCAAAGCCAGAAGTTGTTTGATTTATTGGAACCAAATAATAATCAAAGTAGCTATCTTCAATTAATGTCACAAGAAATGAAGGAACCTCAATCGAACGATGAAATGGTTGAGAATGATGAGTATGGGTTCTTGTTGGACATGAATTTCGAAGATCCAAATATACAAGATGGATCGAGGAGTGCATTCGAACATTGGGGCCATGtgatttga
- the LOC107030597 gene encoding NAC domain-containing protein 21/22-like isoform X2 — MGLRDIGATLPPGFRFYPSDEELVCHYLFKKIANEDVLKEVAKLNSSEWYFFSFRDRKYATGFRTNRATISGYWKATGKDRTVVDPKTRSIVGMRKTLVFYMNRAPNGIKTGWIMHEFRLENPHIPPKEDWVLCRVFYKAKVENNNNNNNNNTFSNTQNMYEVGVNTSPNIDQSHIALPYAAISQSQKLFDLLEPNNNQSSYLQLMSQEMKEPQSNDEMVENDEYGFLLDMNFEDPNIQDGSRSAFEHWGHVI, encoded by the exons ATGGGTTTAAGAGATATTGGTGCAACACTTCCTCCTGGATTTAGATTCTATCCAAGTGATGAAGAATTAGTTTGCCATTATCTCTTCAAGAAAATTGCTAATGAAGATGTTCTTAAAG AGGTGGCAAAGCTGAACTCAAGCGAATGGTACTTCTTCAGTTTTCGAGATCGAAAATACGCTACTGGTTTTCGTACAAATCGGGCCACAATTTCGGGTTATTGGAAAGCGACAGGCAAAGATCGGACGGTTGTAGATCCGAAAACTCGTTCGATCGTAGGGATGAGAAAAACTCTAGTTTTCTACATGAATAGAGCTCCTAATGGAATTAAAACTGGTTGGATCATGCATGAATTTCGCCTCGAAAATCCACATATACCCCCTAAG GAAGATTGGGTGTTATGTCGAGTATTTTACAAAGCTAAAGTCgagaataataacaataacaacaacaataacacatTCAGTAACACGCAAAATATGTATGAGGTTGGTGTCAACACTTCTCCTAATATAGATCAATCTCATATTGCTTTGCCTTACGCCGCGATATCCCAAAGCCAGAAGTTGTTTGATTTATTGGAACCAAATAATAATCAAAGTAGCTATCTTCAATTAATGTCACAAGAAATGAAGGAACCTCAATCGAACGATGAAATGGTTGAGAATGATGAGTATGGGTTCTTGTTGGACATGAATTTCGAAGATCCAAATATACAAGATGGATCGAGGAGTGCATTCGAACATTGGGGCCATGtgatttga